A genomic window from Sorex araneus isolate mSorAra2 chromosome 2, mSorAra2.pri, whole genome shotgun sequence includes:
- the POLR2K gene encoding DNA-directed RNA polymerases I, II, and III subunit RPABC4, giving the protein MDTQKDVQPPKQQPMIYICGECHTENEIKSRDPIRCRECGYRIMYKKRTKRLVVFDAR; this is encoded by the exons ATGGACACCCAGAAGGACGTCCAACCCCCAAAGCAGCAGCCAATGATATATATCTGTGGAG aatgtcacacggaaaatgaaataaaatccagGGATCCAATCAGATGCAGAGAATGTGGATACAGAATTATGTACAAGAAAAGGACTAAACGAT TGGTGGTCTTTGATGCTCGATGA